A window from Bacteroidota bacterium encodes these proteins:
- a CDS encoding glycerol-3-phosphate dehydrogenase — translation MFGVIGSGSWATALTKILTDKQQPVNWWIRNTANIDLIKKRKHNPHYLNSVMFDTSLLNMSSDISEVVKRSDTLIIAVPSAYAVQALEKLSADDLKDKKIVSAIKGLLPEKNVLLNYYLESQFNVPLENYFAVLGPCHAEEVAAQKLSYLTISGTDVIAASRIATSLSNDYINTIINHDILGVQYAAVLKNIYALGAGIAHGLGYGDNFLSVYIANAADEMASFLKKFGAEHIVVGEHEDEDPVTHRKSPNYAASVYLGDLLVTCYSLYSRNRSFGNMIGKGYSVKAAQLEMNMVAEGYNASKCIYEINKSVDASITIADTVYKILWENVKPVEGFKRIEDVLV, via the coding sequence ATGTTTGGCGTAATCGGTAGTGGAAGTTGGGCAACAGCACTCACAAAAATACTGACAGATAAACAACAGCCTGTCAACTGGTGGATACGGAATACCGCTAATATTGATCTTATAAAAAAGCGTAAGCACAACCCGCATTATCTCAACTCGGTTATGTTTGATACCTCGTTACTCAATATGAGTAGTGATATTTCTGAAGTTGTAAAAAGATCTGACACATTAATTATTGCCGTTCCTTCGGCTTATGCAGTACAGGCATTGGAAAAACTTTCTGCCGATGATCTTAAGGATAAGAAAATAGTTTCAGCTATTAAAGGTTTATTACCAGAGAAAAACGTGTTATTGAATTACTACCTGGAAAGCCAGTTTAATGTACCCCTCGAAAATTATTTTGCCGTACTCGGTCCTTGTCATGCTGAAGAAGTAGCTGCACAAAAATTATCTTATCTCACTATTTCAGGAACGGATGTTATTGCAGCATCACGGATTGCCACTTCTTTATCGAATGATTATATCAATACCATTATCAACCATGATATTCTGGGTGTACAATATGCAGCTGTATTAAAAAACATTTACGCTTTAGGCGCAGGTATTGCACATGGTCTTGGTTATGGTGATAATTTCCTCAGCGTCTACATTGCTAATGCTGCTGATGAAATGGCAAGCTTCTTAAAAAAATTCGGAGCTGAGCATATTGTAGTGGGTGAACATGAAGACGAAGACCCGGTAACACATCGTAAAAGCCCCAACTACGCTGCTTCTGTTTATCTCGGTGATTTGTTGGTTACCTGCTATTCACTTTATAGCCGCAACCGCAGTTTTGGTAATATGATCGGCAAAGGCTATTCTGTAAAAGCTGCACAACTGGAAATGAATATGGTAGCTGAAGGATATAACGCCTCTAAGTGTATTTACGAGATCAATAAATCTGTTGATGCATCCATAACCATCGCCGACACCGTATATAAAATACTTTGGGAAAATGTTAAACCTGTTGAAGGGTTTAAACGGATCGAAGATGTGCTCGTCTGA